A stretch of Bacillota bacterium DNA encodes these proteins:
- a CDS encoding phage major capsid protein has protein sequence MNPIELRQQRARCIEKARILLDKAEGEGRGLSGMEEREFDQLMARADVLTDMIAEAEGDQRERRRWQEARGAGLEAVEALLRERIGPVAAFGYQPGGGYLPADPADVRLLRPNERMADVVHRNDEADNLSLGRLLRGIICGDWRNAEAERRALSVGTDTLGGFLLPDVVSARIIDLARAQAVVMAAGALTVPMESSTLRLARVESDPTAYWRPENAAVTESDMSFGALNFSAKTLAALARVSIELIEDAQNISGLVENAIAQALALELDRAALFGNGAAEPLGLLNWTGVQSISMGTNGAAITSYAPFSQAVQKVQEANGIPRALIWAPRTAGEVDRLVDSTGQPLQPPESFRSLRKLASSQVPTDMTQGTATNASVAIVGDFAQLLIGMRTQLVLEVSREAGDAFGKLQALIRGYLRADVGVARPAHFCVIKGIIPPA, from the coding sequence ATGAACCCTATCGAGCTACGCCAACAGCGTGCGAGGTGTATCGAAAAAGCGCGAATCCTGTTGGACAAGGCCGAGGGCGAAGGGCGCGGCCTGTCCGGGATGGAGGAGCGCGAGTTTGACCAGCTCATGGCGCGGGCTGACGTGCTCACGGACATGATCGCCGAAGCCGAGGGCGACCAGCGCGAGCGGCGACGGTGGCAGGAGGCTCGCGGTGCTGGCCTGGAGGCTGTGGAGGCCCTGCTTCGGGAACGGATCGGCCCCGTTGCGGCCTTCGGGTATCAGCCTGGCGGGGGATACCTGCCGGCAGACCCCGCCGACGTGCGCCTGCTAAGGCCGAACGAGCGCATGGCCGACGTGGTGCATCGGAATGACGAGGCCGACAACCTGAGCCTCGGGAGACTCCTGCGGGGCATCATATGCGGCGACTGGCGGAACGCGGAGGCCGAGCGCAGAGCGTTGAGTGTCGGAACTGACACGTTAGGCGGATTCTTGCTGCCAGATGTGGTTTCGGCGCGCATCATAGACCTTGCCAGAGCGCAGGCCGTAGTAATGGCGGCGGGTGCGCTGACGGTGCCGATGGAATCCTCGACCTTGCGCCTCGCGCGGGTGGAGAGTGACCCGACTGCCTATTGGCGGCCGGAGAACGCGGCGGTCACGGAATCCGACATGTCCTTCGGGGCACTGAACTTCTCGGCGAAGACCCTCGCGGCGCTAGCTCGGGTGAGCATCGAGCTGATCGAGGACGCGCAGAACATCTCCGGCCTTGTGGAGAACGCCATCGCCCAGGCCCTAGCCCTGGAGCTTGACCGGGCGGCGCTGTTTGGCAACGGTGCGGCTGAGCCGCTTGGCCTATTGAACTGGACCGGCGTCCAGAGCATAAGCATGGGCACGAACGGGGCGGCGATTACGAGCTACGCACCGTTCAGCCAGGCGGTCCAGAAGGTTCAGGAGGCAAACGGCATACCGCGCGCGCTTATTTGGGCGCCGAGGACGGCGGGCGAGGTGGACCGTCTCGTGGATTCCACGGGACAGCCTTTGCAGCCTCCGGAGAGCTTCAGGAGCCTGCGGAAACTCGCAAGCTCGCAGGTGCCGACGGACATGACCCAGGGCACTGCCACAAACGCAAGCGTGGCGATCGTCGGCGACTTCGCCCAACTCCTCATCGGCATGAGGACCCAGCTTGTCCTTGAGGTGAGCCGCGAGGCCGGTGACGCCTTCGGCAAGCTCCAGGCGCTGATTCGGGGATACCTCCGGGCTGACGTAGGCGTCGCGAGACCTGCTCACTTCTGCGTGATTAAGGGGATAATCCCGCCGGCGTAA
- a CDS encoding site-specific integrase: protein MAGQIIQRGENVFLVRVFLGRDKDGKRRYHNKTIHGTKKDAQRYLTAVLRERDLGTFAEPTRMTLDEYLDKWLEAAVKPRVQTRTYEDYEAILKRYVREPLGAKRLHQLMPLDIQGVYSKLLDRGLSAKTICTLHTVLRNALEQAVKWGLISQNPANRVEVPGRRHREMYAMSKDEVAAFLEAAREDRFYTLFLLAVTTGMRPGEYLALQWKDVDLEAGQLYVRRALSRRHNKQDLNTSIPAWSFKEPKTPKSRRSIRLSPTVVQALRLHKAAQAAQRLKAGATYHNLDLVFAGEDGLPLHANSLTRRHFKPILKKAGLPSKIRLYDLRHTCATLLLKARVHPKIVSELLGHSTVTQTLDIYSHVLPDMQEEVPDSMEALLFSGGKGKPARKGIP, encoded by the coding sequence GTGGCCGGACAGATCATTCAGCGCGGAGAGAACGTCTTCCTCGTGCGAGTGTTTCTCGGGCGCGATAAGGACGGGAAACGGCGTTATCACAACAAGACTATTCACGGGACCAAGAAGGACGCACAGAGATACCTGACCGCTGTTCTGCGGGAGAGGGACCTCGGGACCTTCGCCGAGCCTACACGCATGACGCTAGATGAGTACCTGGACAAGTGGCTAGAGGCCGCCGTAAAGCCCAGGGTGCAGACGCGGACCTATGAGGATTACGAGGCCATTCTGAAACGATACGTGCGCGAGCCTCTAGGCGCTAAGCGGCTGCATCAGCTTATGCCTCTGGACATTCAAGGCGTATACAGCAAGTTGCTAGACCGGGGGTTATCCGCAAAGACGATCTGTACTCTCCACACAGTGCTTAGGAATGCACTAGAACAGGCAGTGAAGTGGGGGCTCATTAGTCAGAACCCCGCTAACCGCGTGGAAGTGCCTGGGCGCAGGCACAGGGAAATGTACGCAATGTCAAAGGATGAGGTGGCGGCCTTCCTGGAGGCGGCGCGGGAGGACCGCTTCTATACCCTTTTCCTCCTGGCGGTGACGACCGGCATGAGGCCCGGAGAATACCTCGCTTTGCAATGGAAAGATGTAGACCTTGAAGCCGGGCAACTCTACGTTCGCCGGGCACTGTCGCGCCGTCACAACAAGCAAGACCTAAATACCTCTATTCCTGCATGGTCCTTTAAGGAGCCGAAGACGCCTAAGAGCCGCCGGAGTATTAGGCTATCGCCCACGGTGGTCCAGGCCCTGCGGCTGCACAAAGCGGCGCAGGCCGCGCAACGGCTGAAGGCTGGTGCGACGTATCACAACCTAGACCTCGTGTTTGCGGGTGAGGATGGACTGCCACTACACGCGAACAGCCTAACCCGTCGCCACTTTAAGCCTATCCTGAAGAAGGCAGGGTTGCCGTCAAAGATTCGACTGTATGACCTGCGCCACACGTGCGCCACCTTGCTGCTGAAAGCTCGTGTGCATCCCAAGATAGTCTCGGAGCTGCTTGGGCATTCCACGGTGACACAGACCTTGGACATATACTCTCACGTGTTGCCGGA